One stretch of Arcobacter sp. F155 DNA includes these proteins:
- a CDS encoding DUF6394 family protein, which yields MDWGKVTYIFFSLMSLTTTAGFLYEPNAVALFLAAGVNVISTILKIGVKNLLAAELLASSLVADLHLIPAFMVLTFVGDESMAIALAIGAVVANLFSIALALIESAKSQDKEDY from the coding sequence ATGGATTGGGGTAAAGTAACCTATATATTCTTTTCACTAATGTCATTAACAACAACAGCAGGCTTCCTCTACGAGCCAAATGCAGTGGCGCTATTTTTAGCAGCAGGTGTTAATGTTATCTCAACAATTTTAAAAATAGGTGTTAAAAACCTTTTAGCAGCAGAGTTATTAGCAAGTTCTTTAGTTGCTGATTTACACCTTATTCCAGCGTTCATGGTATTAACTTTTGTGGGTGATGAATCAATGGCAATAGCCTTAGCAATCGGAGCTGTTGTAGCAAATCTTTTCTCAATAGCTTTAGCTTTAATTGAGAGTGCAAAAAGTCAAGATAAGGAAGATTATTAA
- a CDS encoding pentapeptide repeat-containing protein — translation MAEDKLINLNDKNEVHEFFNQIFNQFSEKELLDTLLNELNTEFNSDYKEQINNWFSICIDENKIEDNTFCLGQAITGITKIQKSLNPTRDEINTYIKDFRIDILDGIKKTFNSFESDKMKNEYFLSLFKSKKIDIKNIKEFSKTTDEKVFFLLRKLKLVSFYNCYFENDNLDMLQDAIVHFDFCIFGSNVNILNYKTFKNKSLFFDCEFKNKVILNNKVFNNELFQNCRINNLQATSCKFEKQIFNDVLKENHGIRYNKIKIIECQFNDFFCLPNVKGIKINKLEIVNSTFERSFYCQLAENTDSIFIGMSTFNSDAIISSKNLKKLVIQQSNFNANTSFENMKVNIINLKDSIFNNNCNFFKIEISNHNSFQNTTFNGSVNFSKAKFESINFSNTNFLSSVDFSEIKDVNEKEIDSSIVKDRKTARLIKSKLDESDNIIESNHFYAIEMKKREKELKKDIEKGKNFFEYLVFLFHGLSSNHSQNWLLSLFWILFISFEYTFIVQLDIKNAFFSISLVVLFMIVSFIVGIVLKNYIDNKPIHTGLMCFFLTTLYLMYGLATADFNLNCLSNNINPFSIMTEFSELTFLTLVYKVTIAYLIYQLIVSIRQNTRRK, via the coding sequence ATGGCTGAAGACAAACTAATTAATTTAAATGATAAGAATGAAGTACATGAATTTTTTAATCAGATATTTAATCAATTTTCAGAAAAAGAGTTATTAGATACTTTATTAAATGAACTAAATACAGAGTTTAATAGTGATTATAAAGAACAAATAAACAACTGGTTTTCTATTTGTATTGACGAAAACAAAATAGAGGATAATACCTTTTGTCTTGGTCAGGCTATTACAGGAATTACTAAAATACAAAAAAGTTTAAATCCAACTAGAGATGAGATTAATACTTATATTAAAGATTTTAGAATTGATATATTAGATGGTATTAAAAAAACATTTAATAGTTTTGAATCTGATAAGATGAAAAATGAATATTTTTTAAGCTTATTTAAAAGTAAAAAAATTGATATAAAAAATATTAAAGAATTTTCAAAAACTACTGATGAAAAAGTTTTCTTCTTATTAAGAAAATTAAAGTTAGTCTCCTTTTATAATTGTTATTTTGAGAATGATAATTTAGATATGTTACAGGATGCAATAGTTCACTTTGATTTTTGTATATTTGGAAGTAATGTAAACATTTTAAACTACAAAACTTTTAAAAACAAGAGCTTATTTTTTGACTGTGAATTTAAGAATAAAGTTATATTAAATAATAAAGTTTTTAATAATGAATTGTTTCAAAATTGTAGAATTAATAACTTACAAGCAACAAGTTGTAAATTTGAAAAACAAATTTTTAATGATGTTTTAAAAGAAAATCATGGAATAAGATACAATAAAATAAAAATTATTGAATGTCAGTTTAATGATTTTTTTTGTCTTCCTAATGTTAAAGGAATAAAAATCAATAAATTGGAAATAGTTAACTCAACATTTGAAAGGAGCTTTTATTGTCAACTAGCTGAGAATACAGATTCCATATTTATCGGTATGTCTACTTTTAACTCTGATGCAATAATTAGTTCAAAAAACTTGAAAAAACTAGTAATTCAACAATCAAACTTTAATGCCAATACAAGCTTTGAGAATATGAAAGTAAACATTATTAACTTAAAAGACTCTATTTTTAATAATAATTGTAATTTTTTTAAAATTGAAATTTCTAATCACAATAGTTTTCAAAATACAACATTCAATGGAAGTGTTAATTTTAGTAAAGCAAAGTTTGAATCAATAAATTTTTCAAATACTAATTTTTTAAGTAGTGTGGATTTTTCAGAAATAAAAGATGTAAATGAAAAAGAAATTGACTCATCCATAGTTAAGGATAGAAAAACTGCAAGATTAATTAAAAGTAAGTTAGATGAATCGGATAATATAATTGAGTCTAATCATTTTTATGCTATTGAAATGAAAAAAAGAGAAAAAGAACTAAAAAAAGATATAGAAAAAGGAAAAAACTTTTTTGAATATCTAGTATTTTTATTTCATGGATTATCATCAAATCATTCACAAAATTGGTTACTCTCATTGTTTTGGATTCTTTTTATTTCTTTTGAGTATACATTTATTGTACAGTTAGATATTAAGAATGCTTTTTTTTCAATATCACTTGTAGTTTTATTTATGATTGTAAGTTTTATAGTGGGAATAGTTTTAAAAAATTATATAGATAATAAACCTATTCATACTGGACTTATGTGTTTCTTTCTAACTACACTATATCTTATGTATGGACTTGCTACAGCTGATTTTAATTTAAACTGCTTATCAAATAATATAAACCCATTTTCTATTATGACAGAGTTTTCAGAACTTACATTTTTAACACTAGTTTATAAAGTAACAATCGCCTATTTAATCTACCAACTTATAGTTTCAATCCGTCAAAACACAAGACGGAAATAA